The following proteins come from a genomic window of Larimichthys crocea isolate SSNF chromosome III, L_crocea_2.0, whole genome shotgun sequence:
- the slc39a14 gene encoding metal cation symporter ZIP14 isoform X1, with product MLIWSPHGRATMTITLFPSQLMFTLALAVLFSPMGRVTGLGESETQSPAQVLQDLLARHGDNSTITVPQLRALLALLSRGQSEGDDDSSSVAETPTTAPPKSNSSKCLPADTLAIYSINEQSRLDGQGLQELCPTMLQQLDTGTCRAQKKEEPSGDPSPRPSDAEVWGYGILCVTLISLCSLVGASVVPFMKKTFYKRLLLYFIALAIGTLYSNALFQLIPEAFGFDPMVDFYVSKSAVVFGGFYLFFFTEKVLRVLLKQRHGAQGHSHYPGTDRYSTPDGDVEEGEKEKLQQNGEASSLALGKVDAGEGELMLSPAQTPQDSQSPESGGRSGTSGGGCYWLKGTSYSDIGTLAWMITLSDGLHNFIDGLAIGASFTASVFQGISTSVAILCEEFPHELGDFVILLNAGMSIQQALFFNFLSACCCYLGMGFGILAGNSFSPNWIFALAGGMFLYIALADMFPEMNEVSREEEDAGGSSFLLTFAIQNAGLLTGFSIMLLLTTYSGQIQLG from the exons ATGCTTATCTGGTCCCCTCATGGCCGTGCCACTATGACCATCACCCTCTTTCCGTCCCAGCTGATGTTCACTCTGGCCCTGGCTGTGCTTTTTAGCCCCATGGGCCGAGTGACAGGTCTGGGGGAAAGTGAGACACAGTCTCCTGCCCAGGTGCTCCAGGACCTGCTGGCCCGCCATGGAGACAACAGCACCATCACAGTGCCCCAACTGCGTGCTCTACTAGCCCTCCTCAGTCGGGGTCAGAGTGAAGGTGATGAcgacagcagcagtgtggcaGAGACACCTACAACCGCACCTCCCAAATCCAACAGCTCCAAG TGCCTGCCTGCAGACACACTGGCTATTTACAGCATCAACGAGCAGTCACGGCTGGATGGGCAGGGCTTACAGGAGCTGTGCCCCACCATGCTGCAGCAGTTGGATACTGGCACCTGCAGGGCGCAAAAAAAGGAAGAGCCGAGCGGTGATCCCTCTCCCAGGCCCTCAGATGCTGAAG TGTGGGGTTATGGGATCCTGTGTGTGACACTGATCTCTCTGTGTTCGCTGGTCGGTGCCAGCGTGGTGCCCTTCATGAAGAAAACCTTTTACAAGCGACTGCTGCTCTACTTCATAGCCCTGGCCATTGGCACGCTCTACTCCAACGCCCTGTTTCAGCTCATCCCAGAG GCCTTTGGTTTTGACCCCATGGTGGATTTCTATGTGTCCAAGTCTGCAGTGGTGTTTGGAGGTTTttacctcttcttcttcactgaaaaGGTCCTTAGAGTGCTTCTCAAACAGAGACATGGG GCCCAAGGTCACAGCCATTACCCCGGTACAGACCGTTACTCAACACCTGACGGGGACGTtgaggagggggagaaggaaAAGCTTCAACAGAACGGAGAAGCCAGCAGTCTGGCCCTGGGCAAGGTGGACGCAGGGGAAGGCGAGCTTATGCTCAGTCCTGCACAGACACCACAG GACTCCCAGAGCCCAGAGAGTGGGGGCCGGTCCGGCACCAGTGGTGGTGGCTGCTATTGGCTGAAGGGGACATCCTACTCTGACATCGGCACACTGGCTTGGATGATCACATTGAGCGATGGCCTGCACAACTTCATTGACGGACTAGCCATCGGCGCCTCCTTCACTGCTTCTGTCTTCCAGGGCATTAGCACCTCCGTGGCCATCCTGTGTGAGGAGTTCCCCCATGAGCTAG GAGACTTTGTTATCCTGCTGAACGCTGGCATGAGCATACAGCAGGCTCTGTTCTttaacttcctgtctgcttgTTGCTGTTACCTGGGCATGGGCTTTGGCATCCTGGCCGGCAACAGCTTCTCCCCCAACTGGATCTTTGCCCTGGCTGGGGGAATGTTCCTCTATATCGCTCTGGCAGACATG TTTCCAGAGATGAATGAGGTGAGTCGTGAGGAAGAGGACGCAGGTGGAAGCAGCTTCCTCCTCACCTTTGCCATCCAGAACGCTGGCCTGCTGACGGGCTTCTCCATCATGCTGCTCCTCACCACCTACTCTGGACAAATACAGCTGGGCTAG
- the slc39a14 gene encoding metal cation symporter ZIP14 isoform X2 produces MLIWSPHGRATMTITLFPSQLMFTLALAVLFSPMGRVTGLGESETQSPAQVLQDLLARHGDNSTITVPQLRALLALLSRGQSEGDDDSSSVAETPTTAPPKSNSSKCLPADTLAIYSINEQSRLDGQGLQELCPTMLQQLDTGTCRAQKKEEPSGDPSPRPSDAEVWGFSFLSVTVINAFSLTGVFVVPLMKTRYMKYVLTFFIALAIGTLFSTAILQLLPEAFGFDPMVDFYVSKSAVVFGGFYLFFFTEKVLRVLLKQRHGAQGHSHYPGTDRYSTPDGDVEEGEKEKLQQNGEASSLALGKVDAGEGELMLSPAQTPQDSQSPESGGRSGTSGGGCYWLKGTSYSDIGTLAWMITLSDGLHNFIDGLAIGASFTASVFQGISTSVAILCEEFPHELGDFVILLNAGMSIQQALFFNFLSACCCYLGMGFGILAGNSFSPNWIFALAGGMFLYIALADMFPEMNEVSREEEDAGGSSFLLTFAIQNAGLLTGFSIMLLLTTYSGQIQLG; encoded by the exons ATGCTTATCTGGTCCCCTCATGGCCGTGCCACTATGACCATCACCCTCTTTCCGTCCCAGCTGATGTTCACTCTGGCCCTGGCTGTGCTTTTTAGCCCCATGGGCCGAGTGACAGGTCTGGGGGAAAGTGAGACACAGTCTCCTGCCCAGGTGCTCCAGGACCTGCTGGCCCGCCATGGAGACAACAGCACCATCACAGTGCCCCAACTGCGTGCTCTACTAGCCCTCCTCAGTCGGGGTCAGAGTGAAGGTGATGAcgacagcagcagtgtggcaGAGACACCTACAACCGCACCTCCCAAATCCAACAGCTCCAAG TGCCTGCCTGCAGACACACTGGCTATTTACAGCATCAACGAGCAGTCACGGCTGGATGGGCAGGGCTTACAGGAGCTGTGCCCCACCATGCTGCAGCAGTTGGATACTGGCACCTGCAGGGCGCAAAAAAAGGAAGAGCCGAGCGGTGATCCCTCTCCCAGGCCCTCAGATGCTGAAG TGTGGGGCTTTTCTTTCCTGAGTGTGACAGTGATCAATGCCTTCTCCCTCACCGGAGTTTTCGTCGTGCCTCTCATGAAGACTCGCTATATGAAGTACGTGCTCACCTTTTTCATCGCTCTTGCCATTGGCACGCTGTTCTCCACTGCCATCCTGCAGCTCCTGCCAGAG GCCTTTGGTTTTGACCCCATGGTGGATTTCTATGTGTCCAAGTCTGCAGTGGTGTTTGGAGGTTTttacctcttcttcttcactgaaaaGGTCCTTAGAGTGCTTCTCAAACAGAGACATGGG GCCCAAGGTCACAGCCATTACCCCGGTACAGACCGTTACTCAACACCTGACGGGGACGTtgaggagggggagaaggaaAAGCTTCAACAGAACGGAGAAGCCAGCAGTCTGGCCCTGGGCAAGGTGGACGCAGGGGAAGGCGAGCTTATGCTCAGTCCTGCACAGACACCACAG GACTCCCAGAGCCCAGAGAGTGGGGGCCGGTCCGGCACCAGTGGTGGTGGCTGCTATTGGCTGAAGGGGACATCCTACTCTGACATCGGCACACTGGCTTGGATGATCACATTGAGCGATGGCCTGCACAACTTCATTGACGGACTAGCCATCGGCGCCTCCTTCACTGCTTCTGTCTTCCAGGGCATTAGCACCTCCGTGGCCATCCTGTGTGAGGAGTTCCCCCATGAGCTAG GAGACTTTGTTATCCTGCTGAACGCTGGCATGAGCATACAGCAGGCTCTGTTCTttaacttcctgtctgcttgTTGCTGTTACCTGGGCATGGGCTTTGGCATCCTGGCCGGCAACAGCTTCTCCCCCAACTGGATCTTTGCCCTGGCTGGGGGAATGTTCCTCTATATCGCTCTGGCAGACATG TTTCCAGAGATGAATGAGGTGAGTCGTGAGGAAGAGGACGCAGGTGGAAGCAGCTTCCTCCTCACCTTTGCCATCCAGAACGCTGGCCTGCTGACGGGCTTCTCCATCATGCTGCTCCTCACCACCTACTCTGGACAAATACAGCTGGGCTAG